The following are encoded in a window of Bradyrhizobium sp. WBOS07 genomic DNA:
- a CDS encoding branched-chain amino acid ABC transporter permease, with the protein MDKEFAARRRRDLIIAAVLAAIAAATPLFVKDVVVQNILILTLMYAGLSQSWNILSGYCGQISLGHALYFGLGAYTTELLFTKFGVLPWFGMLAGGVVSALIAMGLGYPFFRLRGHYFVIATIVIAEIGLLLFHNWEWAGAAMGITIPIRGDSWLKFQFLRTKLPYFYFALALCCLAWFVTWWLENSKWGFWWRAVKDNPEAAESLGVDVFNSKMGAAAVSAFLVAIGGSFYAQFVSYIDPESVMGFQFSLLMALPAVLGGIGTLWGPVLGAAILIPLTELTRFKFGGSGRGVDLIVYGTLIVLISLALPRGLLSLFSRPKKTGAAR; encoded by the coding sequence ATGGACAAGGAATTTGCAGCGCGGCGCCGCCGCGACCTCATCATTGCCGCGGTGCTCGCCGCGATTGCCGCAGCGACGCCCCTGTTCGTGAAGGATGTCGTCGTCCAGAACATCCTGATCCTGACCTTGATGTATGCGGGTCTGTCGCAGAGCTGGAACATCCTGTCCGGCTATTGCGGGCAGATCTCGCTCGGGCACGCGCTGTATTTCGGCCTGGGTGCCTACACCACCGAGCTGCTGTTCACCAAGTTCGGTGTGCTGCCCTGGTTCGGCATGCTGGCCGGCGGCGTGGTGTCGGCGTTAATTGCGATGGGGCTCGGCTATCCCTTCTTCCGCCTGCGCGGCCATTACTTCGTGATCGCCACCATCGTCATCGCCGAAATCGGATTGCTGCTGTTCCACAATTGGGAATGGGCCGGCGCCGCGATGGGCATCACCATTCCGATCCGCGGTGACAGCTGGCTGAAATTCCAGTTCCTCCGCACCAAGCTGCCGTATTTCTATTTCGCGCTCGCGCTGTGCTGCCTCGCCTGGTTCGTGACCTGGTGGCTGGAAAACTCCAAATGGGGATTCTGGTGGCGTGCGGTGAAGGACAATCCGGAGGCTGCCGAGAGCCTCGGTGTCGACGTGTTCAATTCCAAAATGGGCGCGGCAGCGGTCTCCGCCTTCCTTGTTGCCATCGGCGGCAGCTTCTACGCCCAATTCGTCTCCTACATCGACCCTGAGAGCGTCATGGGCTTCCAGTTTTCGCTGTTGATGGCGCTGCCCGCCGTGCTCGGCGGCATCGGCACCCTGTGGGGGCCAGTGTTAGGGGCCGCCATCCTGATCCCGCTGACGGAGCTGACGCGCTTCAAGTTCGGTGGCTCGGGGCGCGGTGTCGATCTCATCGTCTACGGCACGCTGATCGTCCTGATCTCGCTGGCCTTGCCGCGGGGGCTGCTCAGCCTGTTCTCACGGCCGAAGAAGACGGGAGCCGCCCGATGA
- the ltnD gene encoding L-threonate dehydrogenase, producing MSASTPQNQRIAVIGLGSMGYGMATSLKRAGHSVTGCDVSADAVARFVKDGGTGARSPAEAAKDADIVVSVVVNAAQTETILFGKDGAAETMPKDSVFVSSATMDPDVARRLAKQLEATGRHYLDAPISGGAQRAAQGELTILASGSPAAFAKARPALDAMAAKLYELGDAAGQGAAFKMINQLLAGVHIAAASEAIAFAAKQGLDIRKVYEVITASAGNSWMFENRMPHVLDGDYTPRSAVEIFVKDLGIIQDMARSARFPVPVSAAALQMFLMTSAAGMGRDDDASVARMYAQVTGVKLPGDK from the coding sequence ATGTCCGCCTCCACGCCACAAAATCAGCGCATCGCCGTCATCGGGCTCGGCTCGATGGGGTACGGCATGGCGACCTCGCTGAAGCGCGCCGGCCACTCGGTCACCGGCTGCGATGTTTCGGCTGACGCCGTGGCGCGTTTCGTGAAGGACGGCGGGACGGGGGCCAGGAGCCCGGCCGAGGCCGCCAAGGACGCCGACATCGTCGTCAGCGTCGTCGTCAATGCCGCGCAGACTGAGACGATCCTGTTCGGCAAGGATGGCGCCGCCGAGACCATGCCGAAGGACAGCGTGTTCGTCTCCTCCGCCACCATGGACCCTGACGTGGCGCGGCGCCTTGCCAAGCAGCTCGAGGCGACGGGCCGGCATTATCTGGACGCGCCGATCTCCGGCGGGGCGCAGCGTGCCGCGCAGGGAGAGTTGACGATCCTGGCCTCCGGCAGCCCCGCTGCATTTGCGAAGGCGCGGCCCGCGCTCGATGCCATGGCGGCAAAGCTCTATGAACTCGGCGATGCCGCAGGGCAGGGCGCTGCCTTCAAGATGATCAACCAACTGCTCGCCGGCGTGCACATCGCCGCCGCCAGCGAAGCAATCGCGTTCGCGGCCAAGCAGGGCCTCGATATCCGCAAGGTCTACGAGGTGATCACGGCCTCCGCTGGCAATTCCTGGATGTTCGAGAACCGCATGCCGCACGTGCTCGACGGCGACTACACGCCGCGCAGCGCGGTCGAGATCTTCGTCAAGGATCTCGGCATCATCCAGGACATGGCGCGCAGTGCCCGATTCCCGGTGCCGGTCTCCGCCGCCGCGCTCCAGATGTTTCTGATGACATCAGCCGCCGGCATGGGCCGCGACGACGATGCGTCGGTGGCGCGCATGTATGCGCAGGTGACCGGCGTGAAGCTGCCCGGCGACAAGTAA
- a CDS encoding aldolase, with protein MTAMRTENNNETRLREEICRFGRSLFERGLTPGSSGNISVRLDGGGWLVTPTNASLGFLDPAKLSRLDDQGRLVSGDAPTKEVPLHTALYDTRGSARAIVHLHSTHSVALSMLPEIDPRAALPPMTAYYLMKCGATALVPYYRPGDPAVADAIKGLAGRYSSVLLANHGPVVAGDTLEAAVFATEELEETAKLYLLLRGLNPRYLSPEQVADLVKVFGVTLPEHGDGH; from the coding sequence ATGACGGCCATGAGGACTGAAAACAACAACGAAACGCGGCTGCGCGAGGAGATCTGCCGGTTCGGCCGATCCCTGTTCGAGCGCGGGCTGACGCCGGGCTCCTCCGGCAATATCAGCGTCAGGCTGGACGGCGGCGGCTGGCTGGTGACGCCGACCAACGCCTCGCTTGGCTTCCTCGATCCGGCAAAACTCTCGCGACTGGACGATCAGGGCCGGCTGGTCTCCGGCGATGCGCCGACCAAGGAAGTTCCGCTCCATACGGCGCTCTACGACACGCGCGGCAGCGCACGCGCGATCGTGCACCTGCACTCCACCCATTCGGTCGCGCTGTCCATGCTGCCCGAGATCGACCCGCGCGCCGCGCTGCCGCCGATGACGGCGTACTACCTGATGAAATGCGGCGCCACCGCGCTCGTGCCCTATTACCGCCCCGGCGATCCCGCTGTGGCGGACGCAATCAAGGGACTGGCGGGACGATATTCATCCGTGCTGCTCGCCAATCATGGCCCTGTCGTCGCCGGCGACACGCTGGAAGCCGCGGTGTTCGCGACCGAGGAGCTGGAGGAGACGGCGAAGCTGTACCTGCTGCTGCGCGGGCTGAACCCGCGGTATCTCTCGCCGGAGCAGGTCGCGGATCTGGTGAAGGTGTTCGGGGTGACGCTGCCGGAGCATGGGGACGGGCATTAG
- a CDS encoding branched-chain amino acid ABC transporter permease — MTAQAIIQSLASGLLMGLLYGLIAVGLALIFGLMDVTNFAHGEFLMIAMYLSFFLFAFFAIDPLLSAPLVAAALFVFGAVIYLLIVRFAMRAKANAGMVQIFTTFGLAIVMRGLAQYFFTPDYRSIPQSWLGGKTISIAGIFLPEPQLVGALVSIAAFAGLYFFIHRTDFGRAIEATREDPGAVALVGIDKNRVFAFGWGLGAALVGLAGAIMASFFYIYPDVGASFALIAYVTVALGGFGSVFGAFAGGIIVGLVEATTALVLPPSLKSVGIYAVYLLVVFIRPRGLFGSI; from the coding sequence TTGACAGCCCAAGCCATTATCCAAAGTCTCGCGAGCGGCCTGCTCATGGGCCTGCTCTACGGATTGATCGCAGTCGGCCTCGCGCTGATCTTCGGCCTGATGGACGTCACGAACTTCGCCCATGGCGAGTTTCTGATGATCGCGATGTATCTGTCCTTCTTCCTGTTCGCGTTCTTCGCCATCGATCCCTTGCTGTCCGCGCCATTGGTCGCTGCCGCGCTCTTCGTCTTCGGAGCGGTGATCTACTTGCTGATTGTGCGCTTCGCCATGCGGGCCAAGGCCAATGCCGGCATGGTGCAGATCTTCACTACGTTCGGCCTTGCCATCGTCATGCGCGGCCTCGCGCAATACTTCTTCACGCCTGATTATCGCAGCATTCCGCAGTCATGGCTCGGCGGCAAGACCATCTCGATTGCCGGCATCTTCCTGCCGGAGCCGCAGCTGGTCGGCGCGCTGGTCTCGATCGCGGCCTTCGCCGGCCTCTATTTCTTCATCCATCGCACCGATTTCGGTCGCGCGATCGAAGCCACCCGCGAAGATCCCGGTGCGGTCGCGCTGGTCGGCATCGACAAGAACCGTGTCTTCGCGTTCGGCTGGGGCCTCGGCGCCGCGCTGGTCGGTCTCGCCGGCGCGATCATGGCGAGCTTCTTCTACATCTATCCCGACGTCGGCGCGTCCTTTGCCCTGATCGCCTATGTCACCGTGGCGCTCGGCGGCTTCGGCAGCGTGTTCGGCGCCTTCGCCGGCGGCATCATCGTCGGCCTCGTCGAAGCCACCACCGCCCTGGTGCTGCCGCCGTCGCTGAAGTCGGTCGGCATCTACGCGGTCTATCTGCTGGTCGTCTTCATCCGGCCGCGCGGCCTGTTCGGATCGATCTGA
- a CDS encoding ABC transporter ATP-binding protein has translation MTALLETRGVWQRFGGLVANSDVSISVGRGEIVGLIGPNGAGKSTLFNLIAGVLPPTQGTILFDGEDVTHMPAAARCQRGIGRTFQVVKSFETMTVIDNVIVGALVRNTVMREARRKAHEVLEFTGLAARADVLASDLVPAEKRRLEVARALATEPKLLLLDEVLTGLTPTEAQTGVALVRKVRDAGITVLMVEHVMEIVMPLVDRAIVLDLGKVLVEGKPSDVVRDPKVIKAYLGDRHAVGA, from the coding sequence ATGACCGCGCTCCTCGAAACCCGCGGCGTTTGGCAGCGCTTCGGCGGCCTCGTCGCCAACAGCGACGTCTCGATCTCGGTCGGCCGCGGCGAGATCGTCGGCCTGATCGGCCCCAACGGCGCCGGCAAGTCGACGCTGTTCAATCTGATCGCCGGCGTGTTGCCGCCGACCCAAGGCACGATCCTGTTCGACGGCGAGGACGTCACCCACATGCCGGCGGCGGCGCGCTGCCAGCGCGGCATCGGACGCACCTTCCAGGTGGTCAAGAGCTTCGAGACCATGACCGTGATCGACAACGTCATCGTCGGTGCGCTGGTACGCAATACCGTGATGCGGGAGGCGCGCCGCAAGGCGCATGAGGTGCTGGAGTTCACCGGCCTTGCCGCGCGCGCCGACGTGCTCGCCAGCGACCTCGTGCCGGCCGAGAAGCGTCGCCTCGAAGTCGCCCGCGCGCTCGCGACTGAGCCCAAGCTTCTTCTGCTCGACGAAGTCCTCACCGGCCTGACGCCGACCGAGGCGCAGACCGGCGTCGCGCTGGTGCGCAAGGTGCGCGATGCCGGCATCACCGTGCTGATGGTCGAGCACGTCATGGAGATCGTGATGCCGCTGGTCGACCGCGCCATCGTGCTCGACCTCGGCAAGGTGCTGGTCGAGGGCAAGCCTTCGGACGTCGTCCGCGATCCCAAGGTGATCAAGGCATATCTGGGAGATCGTCATGCTGTCGGTGCGTGA
- the otnI gene encoding 2-oxo-tetronate isomerase, whose protein sequence is MPRFAANLSMMFTEVPFLDRFDAAAQAGFTAVEFLFPYEHPAEAVGERLKRNGLTQALFNLPPGDWNAGEKGFAALPSRFNDLKASLETALPYAKATGVKRLHLMAGIANRGERVAIEAFYKSVAWAAEFFAPHGIDVVIEPINARNVPGYFLNDFGFARDLIQELRLANLKLQFDIYHCQIIHGDVTMRLREMMPIIGHVQIASIPSRNEPDGEELNYPFLFDELDRLGYAGFVGCEYNPRGKTIDGLAWFKPYAGVKS, encoded by the coding sequence ATGCCGCGTTTTGCCGCCAATCTCTCGATGATGTTCACCGAGGTGCCGTTCCTCGATCGGTTCGATGCCGCTGCGCAAGCCGGCTTCACCGCGGTCGAGTTTCTCTTTCCTTACGAGCATCCCGCCGAGGCGGTCGGCGAGCGACTCAAGCGCAACGGCCTGACTCAGGCGCTGTTCAACCTGCCGCCGGGCGACTGGAATGCCGGCGAGAAGGGCTTTGCGGCGCTCCCCTCACGGTTCAACGACCTCAAGGCGAGCCTGGAGACGGCGCTGCCCTATGCCAAGGCGACCGGCGTGAAGCGCCTGCACCTGATGGCCGGCATCGCCAACCGCGGCGAACGCGTCGCGATCGAGGCGTTCTACAAATCGGTGGCATGGGCCGCGGAGTTCTTCGCCCCTCACGGCATCGACGTCGTGATCGAGCCGATCAATGCGCGCAACGTCCCCGGCTACTTTCTCAACGATTTCGGCTTCGCCCGCGACCTGATCCAGGAGCTGAGGCTTGCGAACCTGAAGCTCCAGTTCGACATCTATCATTGCCAGATCATCCATGGCGACGTCACCATGCGGCTGCGCGAGATGATGCCGATCATCGGCCACGTCCAGATCGCCAGCATCCCCTCGCGCAACGAGCCCGACGGCGAGGAGCTGAATTATCCGTTTCTGTTCGACGAGCTCGACCGGCTCGGTTATGCCGGCTTCGTCGGCTGCGAGTACAATCCGCGCGGCAAGACCATTGACGGGCTCGCCTGGTTCAAGCCCTACGCCGGAGTGAAGTCGTGA
- a CDS encoding putative hydro-lyase has protein sequence MTVLVATQQTETTDMLPSRKARLAYREGLVASTAGVAPGFVQGNLAILPADYAGAFHRFCQLNPKPCPIIGMSDVGSPFIPALGAELDIRTDVPRYRVWRDGEIVDEPTDVTKYWRDDLVTFVLGCSFSFEEALLDEGMPIRHIEQNVRVPMYRTNIPCGEAGPFAGPMVVSMRPFKPADAIRAVQITSRYPAVHGAPVHLGHPHLIGIKDISKPDYGDPVTVADDEIPVFWACGVTPQSVINAAKLPFAITHSPGLMLVTDLKNRTLAVI, from the coding sequence ATGACTGTTTTGGTGGCAACGCAGCAAACTGAAACAACCGACATGCTGCCGAGCCGCAAGGCCCGGCTCGCTTACCGCGAGGGGCTGGTCGCCTCCACCGCCGGCGTCGCCCCCGGCTTCGTCCAGGGCAATCTGGCGATCCTGCCGGCGGACTATGCCGGCGCCTTTCACCGCTTCTGTCAGCTCAATCCGAAACCGTGCCCGATCATCGGCATGTCCGATGTCGGCAGCCCTTTCATCCCGGCGCTCGGCGCCGAGCTCGACATCCGCACCGACGTGCCGCGCTATCGCGTCTGGCGCGATGGCGAGATCGTCGACGAGCCGACCGATGTGACCAAGTACTGGCGCGACGATCTCGTCACCTTCGTGCTCGGCTGCTCGTTCTCGTTCGAGGAGGCGCTGCTCGACGAGGGCATGCCGATCCGCCACATCGAGCAGAACGTGCGCGTGCCGATGTACCGCACCAACATTCCTTGCGGCGAAGCCGGACCGTTCGCAGGACCCATGGTGGTGTCGATGCGCCCGTTCAAGCCGGCGGATGCGATCCGCGCGGTGCAGATCACCTCGCGCTATCCCGCCGTGCACGGCGCGCCCGTGCATCTCGGCCATCCGCATCTGATCGGCATCAAGGACATTTCCAAGCCCGACTACGGCGATCCGGTGACCGTCGCCGACGACGAGATCCCGGTGTTCTGGGCCTGCGGCGTGACCCCGCAATCGGTCATCAATGCCGCCAAGCTGCCGTTCGCGATCACGCATTCGCCCGGCCTGATGCTGGTCACGGATCTCAAGAACAGGACCCTGGCCGTGATTTAA
- a CDS encoding LysR family transcriptional regulator translates to MLDFRSIETFLWVVKLGSFRGAAQRLNTTQPAISQRIAQLEREMGVKLLNRDHRVASPTPSGRQMMVYAEKLIGLRAQMMAEISDASAMRGVMRLGVAETIVHTWLPRLVKSVNQVYPNLSLEIEVDITPNLTARLLAQEIELAFVVGPLSASGVHNRVLADYPIGFLASPSLGLGKGPVTPADLARFPIITFPRKTKPYEVVREVFDRPELPPIRLHASASLATVIHMAVEGLGVAVIPDAIVESELADGRLQLLDTDLAIAPLTFTASWLASPDVVAVERVAELARQIAQSSLAVDAPAQARH, encoded by the coding sequence ATGCTGGACTTCAGGTCGATCGAGACGTTCCTGTGGGTGGTGAAGCTTGGCAGCTTTCGCGGCGCCGCCCAACGGCTCAACACCACCCAGCCGGCGATCTCCCAGCGCATCGCCCAGCTCGAGCGCGAGATGGGCGTGAAGCTGCTCAACCGTGATCATCGCGTGGCTTCACCGACCCCGAGCGGCCGGCAGATGATGGTCTATGCGGAGAAGCTGATCGGCCTGCGCGCACAGATGATGGCGGAGATCAGCGATGCCTCGGCGATGCGCGGCGTGATGCGGCTCGGCGTCGCCGAGACCATCGTGCACACCTGGCTGCCGCGCCTCGTGAAGAGCGTCAACCAAGTCTATCCGAACCTGTCGCTGGAGATCGAGGTCGACATCACGCCGAACCTCACCGCGCGCCTGCTCGCGCAGGAGATCGAGCTTGCGTTCGTGGTGGGACCGCTGTCCGCCTCCGGCGTGCACAACCGCGTGCTTGCCGATTATCCGATCGGGTTTCTTGCAAGCCCTTCGCTCGGGCTCGGCAAGGGCCCGGTGACGCCGGCCGACCTCGCGCGGTTTCCGATCATCACTTTCCCGCGCAAGACCAAGCCTTACGAGGTGGTGCGCGAGGTATTCGACCGGCCGGAGCTGCCGCCGATCCGCCTGCATGCGTCCGCCTCGCTCGCCACCGTCATCCACATGGCGGTCGAGGGGCTGGGCGTCGCCGTGATTCCCGACGCCATCGTCGAGAGCGAGCTCGCCGACGGGCGGCTGCAGCTGCTCGACACCGATCTGGCGATCGCGCCGCTGACCTTCACCGCGAGCTGGCTCGCCTCGCCCGACGTCGTTGCCGTGGAGCGCGTCGCCGAGCTTGCACGGCAGATTGCGCAGAGCAGCCTCGCGGTTGACGCGCCCGCGCAGGCGCGTCATTGA
- a CDS encoding ABC transporter ATP-binding protein, translating to MLSVREVTTAYQGLVAISAVSIEVQKGEIVCVAGANGAGKSTLLKSIAGAERPRSGSVTFDGKQINGMAQHHITATGIAYVPENRRLFPRLSVRDNLRLGSYLYRGEADREGPLDLVFTLFPRLSERLEQRAETLSGGEQQMLAIGRALMTRPRLLMLDEPSQGIMPKLVDEIFQAVKRIRDAGMTVLIVEQRMAECLEIADRAYILQTGRVLMQGAASEIKGNPDVRKAYLGL from the coding sequence ATGCTGTCGGTGCGTGAAGTCACGACCGCCTATCAGGGCCTGGTCGCGATCTCCGCGGTCTCGATCGAGGTCCAGAAGGGCGAGATCGTCTGCGTCGCCGGCGCCAATGGCGCCGGCAAGTCGACGCTGCTGAAATCGATCGCCGGGGCCGAGCGGCCGCGCTCGGGCAGCGTGACGTTCGACGGCAAGCAGATCAACGGCATGGCGCAGCACCACATCACGGCGACCGGCATCGCCTATGTACCGGAGAACCGCCGGCTTTTTCCGCGCCTGTCGGTGCGCGACAATCTTCGCCTCGGCAGCTATCTCTATCGCGGCGAGGCTGACCGCGAGGGACCGCTCGATCTCGTCTTCACCCTGTTTCCGCGCCTGTCCGAGCGCCTCGAGCAGCGCGCCGAGACGCTCTCCGGCGGCGAGCAGCAGATGCTCGCGATCGGCCGCGCCCTGATGACGCGCCCGCGGCTCTTGATGTTGGACGAGCCCTCGCAAGGCATCATGCCAAAACTCGTCGACGAGATTTTCCAGGCGGTCAAGCGCATCCGCGACGCCGGCATGACCGTTCTCATCGTCGAGCAGCGCATGGCCGAGTGCCTGGAGATCGCCGACCGCGCCTACATCCTGCAGACCGGCCGCGTGCTGATGCAGGGCGCAGCAAGCGAGATCAAGGGCAATCCGGACGTGAGGAAGGCGTATCTGGGATTGTAG
- a CDS encoding ABC transporter substrate-binding protein, whose translation MTITRRDVLLGATATAALVPLAARAQTTEVVIGVIYPFSGGSAQQGVDAQKAYETALEVINKDTAFDLPLAKGEGLPGLGGAKVRLVFADHQADPQKGRAEAERLITQEKVCAIIGTYQSAVAVTVSQICERYQVPFVSADNSSPSLHRRGLKYYFRAAPHDEMYSAAMFDFFDAMKKKGTKIETLSLFHEDTIFGTDSGNAQAKIAGERGYKIVTDIKYRANSPSLSAEVQQLKSAKADVLMPSSYTTDGILLVKTMAELGYKPNAIVAQDAGFSEKALYDAVGDKLEGVISRGTFSLDLAQKRPMVGKINDMFKAKSGKDFNDLTSRQFMGLIILADAISRAKSTDGEKIRDALAATDIPGEQTIMPWKRVKFDEMGQNNDADPVLLQYIGGKFVTIFPPQAAIAEAVWPMK comes from the coding sequence ATGACGATCACTCGCCGCGACGTGTTGTTAGGTGCCACCGCCACCGCTGCCCTGGTGCCTCTCGCTGCACGAGCCCAGACGACGGAGGTCGTGATCGGCGTGATCTATCCGTTCTCCGGCGGCAGCGCGCAGCAGGGCGTCGACGCGCAGAAGGCCTACGAGACCGCGCTCGAGGTCATCAACAAGGACACCGCTTTCGATCTGCCACTGGCCAAGGGCGAAGGCCTGCCGGGCCTCGGCGGCGCCAAGGTCCGCCTCGTCTTCGCCGACCACCAGGCCGATCCGCAGAAGGGCCGCGCCGAGGCCGAGCGCCTGATCACGCAGGAGAAGGTCTGCGCCATCATCGGCACCTATCAGAGCGCGGTCGCCGTCACCGTCAGCCAGATCTGCGAGCGTTACCAGGTCCCGTTCGTCTCCGCCGACAATTCCTCGCCGAGCCTGCATCGCCGCGGCCTGAAGTACTATTTCCGCGCCGCGCCGCACGACGAGATGTACTCGGCCGCCATGTTCGACTTCTTCGATGCCATGAAGAAGAAGGGCACCAAGATCGAGACGCTGTCGCTGTTCCACGAGGACACCATCTTCGGCACCGATTCCGGCAACGCCCAGGCCAAGATCGCCGGCGAGCGCGGCTACAAGATCGTCACAGACATCAAGTATCGCGCCAACTCGCCCTCGCTCTCGGCCGAGGTGCAGCAGCTCAAGTCGGCGAAGGCCGACGTGCTGATGCCATCGAGCTACACCACCGACGGCATCCTTCTGGTCAAGACCATGGCCGAGCTCGGCTACAAGCCGAATGCGATCGTGGCGCAGGACGCCGGCTTCTCCGAGAAGGCGCTTTATGATGCCGTCGGCGACAAGCTCGAAGGCGTGATCTCGCGCGGCACGTTCTCGCTCGACCTCGCCCAGAAGCGCCCGATGGTCGGCAAGATCAACGACATGTTCAAAGCGAAGTCGGGCAAGGACTTCAACGACCTCACCTCGCGCCAGTTCATGGGCCTGATCATCCTCGCCGACGCCATCAGCCGCGCCAAGTCGACCGACGGCGAGAAGATCCGCGACGCGCTGGCGGCGACCGACATCCCGGGCGAGCAGACCATCATGCCATGGAAGCGCGTCAAGTTCGACGAGATGGGCCAGAACAACGACGCCGACCCGGTGCTGCTGCAATATATCGGCGGCAAGTTCGTTACCATCTTCCCGCCGCAGGCTGCGATCGCCGAGGCGGTCTGGCCGATGAAGTGA